One window from the genome of Echinicola vietnamensis DSM 17526 encodes:
- a CDS encoding AAA family ATPase: protein MTAIESIQELKTRMSAAIIGQDKLIERIILVLLADGNMLLEGLPGLAKTRAIKTLSKELDCGLSRIQFTPDLLPSDITGTEIYQPELKEKFVFQQGPIFSNLILADEINRAPAKVQSALLEAMEERQVSVAGKTYAMDPLFMVMATQNPVEQEGTYPLPEAQMDRFLMHVVIDYPDDASELAILRLNREEQQTAKEEQKERLSPEVIFTARKEIAHVKISEPMEKYIVDLISATRYPEKYSEELDSWIDFGASPRGSIAMDRASRTHAWMEGRDHVTPEDVRAVVHDCLRHRLILSYEANAEGITADKVLEEVISKVAVVA from the coding sequence ATGACAGCAATCGAATCAATACAGGAGCTTAAAACACGCATGTCGGCCGCTATTATTGGACAGGATAAGTTGATCGAGCGCATTATCCTTGTCCTGCTGGCAGATGGGAACATGCTTTTGGAAGGGCTTCCCGGCCTGGCCAAAACCCGGGCGATCAAGACCCTTTCCAAGGAATTGGACTGTGGGCTGAGCAGGATCCAGTTTACGCCGGACCTCTTGCCTTCCGATATCACCGGGACAGAAATCTACCAGCCCGAACTAAAAGAAAAATTCGTTTTCCAGCAGGGACCTATTTTTAGCAACCTGATCTTGGCCGATGAGATCAACAGGGCTCCTGCAAAAGTGCAATCCGCCTTGCTTGAGGCGATGGAGGAGCGACAAGTGTCTGTGGCGGGGAAGACCTACGCCATGGATCCATTGTTTATGGTCATGGCCACGCAAAACCCGGTGGAACAGGAAGGGACCTATCCGCTTCCAGAGGCGCAAATGGACCGTTTTCTCATGCACGTGGTCATCGATTATCCCGACGATGCGTCCGAATTGGCCATTCTCCGCCTAAACAGGGAGGAGCAGCAAACGGCCAAAGAGGAACAAAAGGAACGGCTGAGTCCTGAAGTGATTTTTACGGCCAGAAAGGAGATCGCTCACGTGAAGATCAGTGAGCCGATGGAAAAGTATATCGTAGACCTTATCTCAGCGACCCGCTATCCCGAAAAGTACAGTGAAGAACTGGACAGTTGGATTGATTTTGGGGCCAGCCCGAGGGGGAGCATAGCGATGGACCGGGCCTCGAGGACCCACGCTTGGATGGAAGGCCGTGACCATGTGACGCCCGAAGATGTGCGGGCGGTGGTGCATGACTGTCTCCGGCACCGCCTTATCCTAAGCTATGAAGCCAATGCTGAGGGCATTACGGCCGATAAGGTGCTGGAGGAAGTGATCAGTAAGGTAGCTGTAGTAGCATAA
- a CDS encoding OmpA family protein: MTANCRANLKIPVPNLIFLGGETTVVYFDFDKASLRPKSVHDLDKIAILLQVHDEFTIEVVGHTDIRGVKVVKDFLLNQGIEEGKIS, encoded by the coding sequence ATGACTGCGAATTGCCGAGCGAATTTGAAGATCCCTGTTCCCAACCTGATTTTTTTGGGGGGGGAGACTACTGTTGTTTATTTTGATTTTGACAAGGCTTCGTTAAGGCCAAAAAGTGTCCATGACCTCGATAAGATAGCGATCCTTCTTCAGGTACATGATGAGTTCACAATTGAAGTGGTCGGCCATACGGATATTCGAGGGGTTAAAGTAGTGAAAGATTTCTTGCTAAACCAAGGGATCGAGGAGGGAAAGATCAGCTAA
- a CDS encoding VWA domain-containing protein has protein sequence MFEDLFPIDWEAFHFLRPTLLWGFAGVGLLLVLGLANLQERMPWKKHIAPHLRPFMIAKGSGRMKLIMHLLMVFGLSLGVLALAGPTWKKVEVPGQVLETPMVILLDLSQSMLADDIQPNRLERAKFKVADLLDARPGARVALVGYAGTAHTIVPLTSDYNIIKSHIETLSPKVMPFRGSDLSKGLALADSLMAVTAAPGTVLLLSDDFSEETFKTIQGFMTSRKGRLEIMPFNTPSGGEVPAYAGSGSLTVGGKAVHSAMDATVLSQLGSLENCRVHTLTLDDSDVKWIAEHVRENLRFTEEPEEKQDQWRDAGLLLVIPAALILLMWFRRGWVVFGLAVMLSSCGQKEPLEGFADLWYTRDYQGQRKSDVGDFEEAAKLYHDPLRKGVAFYKAGDYDDAIQALSQDTTAMGSYNLGLAYFKVGDYAAAQMAFGMAAVQDPTLAVATKNKQALDRVLSGGREMDPASAEEQAEKGPAKTRQNKSPEDLSGGGQEATKKDMEKERLSETATTGTRTAKEMDEVPDDFKSGGGADDAQKVLLRKIDDDPARFLQKKFEFEVKRKKIKPDPNEKAW, from the coding sequence ATGTTTGAAGATTTGTTTCCAATAGATTGGGAGGCCTTTCACTTTTTGAGGCCAACGCTGCTTTGGGGATTTGCCGGGGTGGGCTTGTTGCTGGTACTGGGCTTGGCCAACCTTCAGGAGCGGATGCCGTGGAAAAAACACATTGCCCCTCATCTTAGGCCTTTTATGATTGCCAAAGGCAGTGGACGGATGAAGCTGATAATGCACCTGTTGATGGTCTTTGGGCTCAGTCTGGGTGTCCTGGCCTTGGCTGGTCCCACTTGGAAAAAGGTGGAAGTGCCCGGGCAGGTATTGGAAACGCCGATGGTGATCCTGCTGGACCTGTCCCAAAGCATGCTCGCCGACGACATTCAGCCCAACAGGCTGGAACGGGCCAAGTTTAAAGTGGCCGATTTGCTGGATGCCCGCCCGGGAGCGAGGGTGGCGTTAGTGGGGTATGCCGGGACTGCCCATACGATCGTGCCCTTGACCTCGGATTATAACATTATCAAAAGCCATATTGAGACCTTGTCTCCTAAGGTGATGCCCTTCAGGGGGTCGGACCTTTCCAAGGGGCTGGCCTTGGCGGATAGCTTGATGGCGGTGACCGCTGCGCCGGGGACGGTGTTGCTGCTGTCCGATGATTTTTCGGAGGAGACTTTTAAGACCATCCAGGGATTTATGACCTCCCGGAAAGGGCGGCTGGAGATCATGCCCTTTAATACCCCTTCGGGGGGCGAGGTGCCTGCCTATGCTGGCAGCGGATCGTTGACGGTAGGTGGTAAGGCGGTGCATTCTGCGATGGACGCGACGGTGTTGAGCCAGCTTGGTTCGCTGGAAAACTGTCGGGTGCACACCCTTACCTTGGATGACAGCGATGTGAAGTGGATTGCCGAGCATGTGAGGGAAAACCTTCGTTTTACCGAGGAGCCCGAGGAAAAGCAAGACCAGTGGCGGGATGCCGGGCTGCTATTGGTAATTCCGGCGGCCCTAATCCTTTTGATGTGGTTCAGGCGTGGCTGGGTCGTGTTTGGGTTGGCGGTAATGCTCAGTTCATGCGGACAAAAAGAGCCCTTAGAAGGATTTGCGGACCTTTGGTACACAAGGGATTACCAAGGACAGCGGAAAAGTGATGTGGGGGATTTTGAAGAGGCGGCAAAGCTGTACCATGACCCGCTCCGTAAAGGAGTCGCTTTTTATAAGGCAGGGGACTATGATGATGCCATTCAGGCCTTGAGTCAGGATACCACTGCGATGGGAAGTTATAATTTGGGCTTGGCCTATTTTAAGGTCGGGGATTATGCAGCTGCTCAAATGGCTTTTGGGATGGCTGCTGTCCAAGACCCGACGTTGGCCGTGGCCACGAAAAACAAGCAAGCGCTGGACAGGGTGCTCTCAGGAGGACGTGAAATGGATCCTGCCAGTGCGGAAGAACAAGCTGAGAAAGGCCCTGCCAAAACCCGGCAAAACAAGAGTCCTGAGGATTTGAGTGGTGGAGGCCAAGAGGCGACCAAGAAAGACATGGAAAAGGAGCGCCTATCGGAAACCGCCACCACCGGAACCAGAACGGCCAAGGAGATGGACGAGGTGCCGGATGATTTTAAGTCGGGCGGGGGAGCTGATGACGCGCAAAAAGTACTGCTTCGAAAAATCGATGATGATCCCGCGCGGTTTCTGCAAAAGAAATTTGAATTTGAGGTGAAGCGAAAGAAAATCAAACCTGATCCGAATGAAAAAGCCTGGTAA
- a CDS encoding DUF58 domain-containing protein produces MAKVREKYPAEVFTSLPELLRMEYVAHHFSLRARKQKVNTILAGKHASKLRGRGLDFEEVRNYVKGDDIRNIDWKVTARTQRTHTRVFTEEKEKPALIVVDQSKSMFFGSQKRTKSVVAAELAAMLAFRVLKEGDRVGGVVFADEGTDIIFPKRDRKNILRFMEKIVSRNHELAHSNEFEFDVALRDVIARIRNIVTHDFLVFFIGDFHRYSPQTIKYLKQIAQHNDVVVAKVYDPMERTVPKAKFIAGNQDYQVSIDGQKSHVRKQFEEGFDADLMGFEATLKKHRIPVFSVDTVTPLESQIKAYFKKGKQ; encoded by the coding sequence ATGGCCAAGGTGCGCGAAAAATATCCTGCGGAGGTTTTTACCTCCCTGCCCGAACTGCTCAGGATGGAGTACGTGGCCCATCACTTTAGCCTGAGGGCTAGAAAGCAGAAGGTGAATACCATTTTGGCAGGCAAGCATGCATCCAAACTGCGCGGAAGGGGGCTTGACTTTGAGGAGGTCAGGAATTATGTGAAGGGAGACGATATCCGCAACATCGACTGGAAGGTTACCGCGAGGACCCAGCGGACACATACCCGGGTGTTTACCGAAGAAAAGGAAAAGCCGGCATTGATAGTGGTAGACCAGTCGAAATCCATGTTTTTTGGTTCTCAGAAACGCACCAAATCCGTCGTGGCGGCAGAGTTAGCGGCCATGCTGGCGTTTCGGGTGCTCAAAGAGGGAGACCGTGTAGGCGGAGTGGTCTTTGCGGATGAGGGAACCGATATTATATTTCCCAAGCGAGACCGGAAAAATATTTTGCGGTTTATGGAGAAAATTGTTTCCCGAAACCACGAGCTGGCTCATTCCAATGAATTTGAATTTGATGTGGCACTCCGGGATGTGATTGCCCGGATCAGGAATATTGTTACGCATGATTTTTTGGTTTTTTTTATCGGGGATTTTCACCGCTATTCTCCGCAGACAATCAAGTACCTCAAGCAGATAGCCCAGCATAATGACGTGGTGGTGGCCAAAGTGTATGATCCCATGGAGCGTACGGTGCCGAAGGCGAAATTTATCGCCGGGAACCAAGACTACCAAGTGAGTATAGATGGCCAAAAATCCCACGTGCGCAAGCAATTTGAGGAAGGGTTTGATGCTGATTTGATGGGCTTTGAGGCCACCCTGAAGAAACACCGCATTCCGGTGTTCAGCGTGGATACGGTAACACCATTGGAAAGTCAGATCAAGGCATATTTTAAAAAGGGCAAACAATGA
- a CDS encoding aminotransferase class I/II-fold pyridoxal phosphate-dependent enzyme, producing the protein MNPTDTISDRAKAIMESPMRADLEVYFDALENLYHPSKNPQGAFPLNMAENTLGWNLLKSKIQQIQENEIVPDWASKYGNTLGVDSFRETVAQFLSTFLIGCPIQQEHLAFSSGLTSVIDLSVFLLANEGDTAVFPAPAYPVYKNDIGAIPGIKRFDLQTHDTIDELSAGIPLDEKSLRQALKTLEESGERFKILVLTHPDNPTGAVYSDKQLTLIADWCIDHRIHLVVNEIYGCSLIDTNHPAIAGDYPAQVSFRSFGNIMAAYKSPYLHLWYSFSKDFGISGFRVGLVHSYNEAFLNAYANANLTHSVSNYTQWILQCLLEDHDFIADYLRQYQKELTACYVMVVELLKKHQIPYVPSRGSLFVWIDLSDWLEENTDIGQEALWLDIYHATGVLLTPGEGFGHRQKGHFRLVISYHIPSHLRVALQRLDDYLQKTVRTKD; encoded by the coding sequence ATGAATCCTACCGATACCATTTCCGACCGGGCAAAAGCCATCATGGAAAGCCCCATGCGGGCAGACTTGGAGGTATACTTTGATGCTTTGGAAAACCTGTACCATCCCAGTAAAAATCCCCAGGGAGCCTTCCCCCTAAACATGGCAGAAAACACCTTGGGCTGGAACCTGCTGAAGTCCAAAATCCAGCAGATCCAAGAAAACGAAATCGTTCCAGACTGGGCATCCAAGTACGGCAACACGCTCGGAGTGGATTCCTTTCGGGAAACCGTGGCTCAGTTCCTGTCCACGTTTCTGATAGGCTGCCCCATCCAGCAGGAGCATTTGGCGTTTTCATCGGGATTGACTTCGGTCATAGATCTCAGCGTATTTTTACTGGCAAACGAAGGCGACACGGCCGTTTTCCCAGCACCTGCCTATCCCGTCTATAAAAATGACATAGGGGCCATTCCGGGCATAAAGCGCTTTGACCTGCAGACCCATGACACGATCGATGAACTGTCCGCTGGTATTCCACTTGATGAAAAGTCCCTTCGCCAAGCGCTCAAAACGCTAGAGGAATCGGGAGAGCGGTTCAAAATCCTGGTCCTCACCCATCCTGACAACCCCACTGGAGCTGTTTATTCGGATAAGCAACTCACACTCATTGCTGATTGGTGCATCGACCATCGCATCCACTTGGTGGTCAATGAGATCTATGGATGCTCACTGATCGACACTAACCATCCGGCCATTGCCGGTGACTACCCAGCACAGGTTTCCTTCAGGTCTTTCGGCAACATCATGGCCGCATACAAAAGCCCCTACCTCCACCTCTGGTATTCTTTTTCCAAGGATTTTGGCATATCAGGATTCCGGGTAGGATTGGTACACTCATATAACGAAGCGTTCCTTAATGCCTATGCCAACGCCAACCTGACCCATTCGGTCTCCAATTATACCCAATGGATATTGCAGTGCCTTTTGGAAGATCATGATTTTATTGCCGATTACCTTCGGCAATATCAAAAGGAGCTGACTGCATGCTATGTGATGGTAGTGGAATTACTCAAAAAGCACCAAATTCCTTATGTTCCTTCCCGAGGGAGCTTATTTGTTTGGATCGATCTTTCAGACTGGCTTGAGGAAAACACGGATATCGGTCAGGAGGCATTATGGCTGGACATCTATCATGCTACCGGGGTGCTGCTCACCCCCGGGGAAGGCTTTGGTCACCGGCAGAAGGGCCATTTCCGCTTGGTCATTTCCTACCATATCCCTTCGCACCTGAGGGTGGCCCTCCAGCGCCTGGATGATTATCTGCAAAAAACAGTCCGAACTAAGGATTGA
- a CDS encoding BatD family protein has protein sequence MKKPGNRYTPMKGAVIAPQKDRAALDRNGYGLVLLRSLLVGLWLFSAWVLPVSAQTLWSEVQLNKRTAYVGEPVEVTVRVYTSTWFTKGVDPGNIKVNGAYTVFFRNISTSTSRNGKTFSGVEMIYNVFPFANKDITIPSIDITVESPAEGGYKGNSHVVSTKEQVIKVRPAPPGFDVEGWLVANGLSVRQEWGGKLTDVKVGDVIQRTIIRNADNTVPQLIPPVKWDSLPGVSQYPGRSDIENIRSKTAIGAVRSDMTRYLFEKEGTVEIPEMVFTWWNPYRQQLYKRTLPAVQVEVKPNPNLGMLETLKDSLMAVQQAEVTAEAEKVPLTFLGLSPEQLAIILALVVLLLFFMLKYVPRLVKGYQAKRQAYLRSEPYFFKQFKQAAKGNDGQAVMRALYRWIDRLGLEEPTLAFFAERWGDQDFQDQVSRLSTKSSKDQRLGEHFVDTVSAARKRYFEAARVMPSTAEKSGWINP, from the coding sequence ATGAAAAAGCCTGGTAACCGGTATACACCTATGAAGGGAGCTGTCATTGCCCCACAAAAAGACAGAGCGGCACTGGACCGAAACGGGTATGGCTTGGTTTTGCTCAGGAGCTTGCTCGTGGGGTTGTGGTTGTTTTCCGCTTGGGTACTGCCCGTTTCGGCGCAGACCCTGTGGAGTGAGGTGCAGCTTAACAAGCGCACGGCGTATGTGGGTGAGCCGGTGGAGGTGACGGTTCGCGTATACACGTCCACTTGGTTTACCAAAGGGGTGGATCCCGGTAATATCAAGGTCAACGGTGCCTATACAGTGTTTTTTCGCAATATCAGTACCAGTACTTCCAGAAACGGCAAGACCTTTTCCGGAGTGGAAATGATCTACAATGTTTTTCCATTTGCCAATAAGGATATCACCATCCCCTCCATTGACATTACGGTGGAATCACCGGCAGAAGGCGGTTACAAGGGAAATTCACATGTCGTGAGCACCAAAGAACAGGTGATCAAGGTGAGGCCGGCTCCTCCCGGTTTTGATGTGGAAGGTTGGCTGGTGGCCAACGGCCTGAGTGTCCGTCAGGAATGGGGAGGGAAGCTAACCGATGTCAAAGTCGGCGATGTGATCCAGCGGACGATCATCCGAAATGCGGACAATACGGTTCCGCAGCTGATCCCGCCGGTAAAGTGGGACAGCCTGCCAGGGGTCAGCCAATATCCCGGCAGAAGCGACATTGAAAATATTCGTTCCAAAACGGCCATTGGAGCAGTCAGGAGCGATATGACGCGCTATCTTTTTGAAAAAGAAGGAACGGTGGAGATTCCCGAAATGGTGTTTACCTGGTGGAATCCATACCGTCAGCAGCTTTATAAACGGACCCTGCCGGCTGTTCAGGTAGAGGTAAAGCCCAATCCCAATTTGGGAATGCTGGAAACCTTAAAGGACTCCTTGATGGCGGTGCAGCAGGCGGAGGTGACCGCCGAAGCGGAGAAGGTGCCGTTGACATTTTTGGGCTTGAGTCCTGAGCAGTTGGCCATCATTTTGGCTTTGGTGGTGCTGCTGTTGTTTTTTATGCTGAAATATGTGCCGCGTTTGGTCAAGGGCTACCAAGCAAAGCGACAGGCTTATCTAAGGTCCGAGCCTTATTTCTTCAAGCAATTCAAGCAGGCGGCTAAGGGAAATGATGGCCAAGCGGTCATGCGAGCCCTTTACCGCTGGATCGACCGATTGGGGCTAGAGGAACCGACATTGGCATTTTTTGCAGAGCGGTGGGGAGATCAGGACTTCCAGGACCAGGTCAGCAGATTGTCCACAAAATCCTCTAAGGACCAACGCTTGGGAGAACATTTTGTCGATACCGTCAGTGCTGCCCGGAAAAGGTACTTTGAGGCGGCTAGGGTAATGCCTTCCACTGCGGAAAAGAGTGGATGGATCAATCCTTAG
- a CDS encoding DUF4381 domain-containing protein, protein MSMLVRQDSLATDSLVHLAAKLDLGPLQEPSAVPFSFETIGWPILGGLVLLGILIVGFLKVRAYRKNAYRRSALAELERVVSGQSPLVHSLVLLKRTAMHAYGRDQVGNMYGKAWYMFLDKKAQGVQFASIYDRIERLVYQEEQPDEQVRKAIISNTKKWIRDHDAS, encoded by the coding sequence ATGAGCATGTTGGTGAGGCAAGATTCTTTGGCGACCGATTCCCTGGTCCACTTAGCTGCAAAGCTCGATCTGGGGCCTTTGCAGGAACCATCGGCAGTGCCTTTTTCTTTTGAGACCATTGGCTGGCCGATTTTGGGAGGATTGGTGCTCCTGGGGATTTTGATCGTTGGCTTTTTAAAGGTGAGGGCCTATCGAAAAAATGCCTACCGTAGATCAGCCTTGGCAGAGCTTGAGCGGGTCGTTTCGGGCCAAAGTCCTTTGGTCCATAGCCTTGTGCTCCTAAAACGCACCGCCATGCATGCTTATGGAAGGGATCAGGTCGGGAACATGTATGGAAAGGCCTGGTACATGTTTTTGGACAAAAAGGCCCAAGGGGTTCAATTTGCTTCGATCTATGACCGGATCGAACGATTGGTTTATCAGGAAGAGCAACCGGACGAGCAGGTGAGGAAAGCTATTATTTCAAATACCAAAAAGTGGATAAGAGACCATGATGCCAGCTAA
- a CDS encoding mechanosensitive ion channel family protein: MKDVFDNTDWSFYLVDNTLKQIGDFLPRLFVFIVLLVMAWLIMRGLLFLIKKLLKLSKIDDLAENLSESDLFNHIKIKPSAIIMAFAKFFFVLLIIIFGADFLQLHAVSDEISKFLGYIPQVFVAIILFVLGVYLSIVVKKFIRELLRSFGWSGASVISNIVSYIILIIVSITALSQAGINTHVITDNLSLVLGAFLACFALAIGLGSREVVLRILYSFYSKKNYQIGQVIKFDNIEGEILAIDNISITLKTDSGKMIVPIKDLVDTKVKILSNE, from the coding sequence ATGAAAGATGTTTTCGACAATACAGACTGGAGTTTTTACTTGGTAGATAACACGCTCAAGCAAATTGGTGACTTTTTACCCCGGTTGTTTGTGTTTATTGTGCTGTTGGTAATGGCATGGTTGATCATGCGTGGTTTGCTTTTTTTAATTAAGAAACTGCTCAAGTTATCCAAAATAGACGACTTGGCAGAAAACCTTAGCGAAAGTGATCTGTTTAACCATATCAAAATCAAACCTTCGGCCATTATTATGGCCTTTGCCAAATTCTTTTTTGTACTCCTGATCATTATTTTCGGTGCCGATTTCCTGCAGTTACATGCTGTATCGGACGAAATCAGTAAATTTCTTGGATATATCCCCCAAGTTTTTGTGGCCATTATCCTTTTTGTATTGGGTGTGTACCTGTCCATTGTGGTCAAAAAGTTCATCAGGGAGTTACTCCGATCGTTTGGATGGTCTGGCGCATCGGTTATTTCCAATATTGTCAGCTATATTATCCTGATCATTGTCAGTATAACCGCCCTTAGTCAAGCGGGAATCAACACCCATGTCATCACAGACAATCTTTCCCTGGTATTGGGAGCATTTCTTGCTTGTTTTGCCTTGGCTATCGGATTGGGTTCTAGAGAGGTTGTATTGCGAATTCTTTACAGTTTTTATTCTAAAAAGAATTACCAAATCGGTCAAGTGATCAAATTTGATAACATCGAAGGGGAAATCCTGGCCATCGACAATATTTCTATCACACTTAAAACCGATAGCGGAAAGATGATTGTCCCGATTAAGGATCTCGTGGATACCAAAGTAAAAATTCTGAGCAATGAATAA
- a CDS encoding VWA domain-containing protein yields MMPANFEIAYPWVFWLFPLPLLLFWLLPPLRMRSAALLFPGYQRALDYTGGKPRKSALVKRRNFFNWLALILIWGLFLAALSSPQLVGEPKMKVKTSRNFLITADISFSMAQKDWEVDGQKVRRWDAVKSLMHEFIEKREGDRMGLVFFATNAYVQAPFTPDLQTVDQMLEEADVGMAGQMTHIGKAIAKGIDMFDQDTIKTKVMLLLTDGVDAGTDVLPLDGADMAKQDSVMIYTIGIGDPGSQSSDLDEKTLQQIAEMTGGKYFLAKDAEQLQQIYTEVDKLEPIEYEEEEHRPETLLYMYPLAAALGLAFLANLVASLVGLLKKSRNREAYV; encoded by the coding sequence ATGATGCCAGCTAATTTTGAAATTGCGTACCCGTGGGTTTTTTGGCTGTTTCCGCTGCCATTATTGCTGTTTTGGCTGCTGCCTCCCTTGCGGATGAGAAGTGCTGCCCTACTGTTTCCGGGGTACCAAAGGGCTTTGGATTATACCGGTGGCAAACCTCGGAAGTCCGCTTTGGTGAAAAGAAGGAACTTCTTCAATTGGTTGGCACTCATCCTGATTTGGGGGTTGTTTTTGGCGGCCCTTTCTTCTCCACAGCTGGTAGGGGAACCCAAAATGAAGGTGAAGACCTCTCGTAATTTTTTGATTACAGCCGATATTTCATTTAGCATGGCCCAGAAGGACTGGGAAGTCGATGGGCAAAAAGTACGTCGATGGGATGCGGTTAAATCACTGATGCACGAATTTATCGAGAAGCGTGAAGGAGACCGGATGGGCTTGGTGTTTTTTGCGACCAATGCATATGTGCAGGCGCCGTTTACGCCTGACCTGCAGACAGTGGACCAAATGCTGGAAGAGGCAGATGTGGGGATGGCGGGCCAGATGACCCATATTGGTAAAGCCATTGCCAAGGGGATTGACATGTTTGATCAAGATACCATTAAGACCAAAGTAATGCTGTTGCTTACCGATGGAGTGGATGCCGGGACGGATGTGCTGCCGTTGGATGGCGCGGATATGGCCAAGCAGGATTCAGTGATGATCTATACGATCGGTATTGGTGATCCGGGCAGCCAAAGTTCGGACCTGGATGAGAAGACCCTTCAGCAGATCGCGGAGATGACAGGAGGGAAGTACTTTCTGGCCAAAGATGCCGAGCAGTTACAGCAGATTTATACTGAGGTGGACAAGCTGGAACCGATCGAATATGAGGAAGAGGAGCATCGCCCTGAGACCTTGCTGTACATGTACCCACTGGCAGCGGCCTTGGGCTTGGCCTTTCTCGCGAACTTAGTGGCCAGCCTGGTGGGATTATTGAAGAAATCACGAAACCGAGAGGCGTATGTTTGA
- a CDS encoding RNA polymerase sigma factor produces the protein MTISKGKADQELDYTSLEDIQLIEQVVKNNDSKLFGILYDRYSNIVYNKCLSFVKSKDEAQDLTHDIFIKLFFQLKKFKGDAKFSTWLYSFTYNFCVNYVQRKYQKKKETFQRLDDLQHHPYEEIDDSEIYKMQAERLQRSLQSLDPNDKMVLLMKYMDGMSHKEIQQSIGVGESAVKMRINRAKQRLLDIYKNID, from the coding sequence ATGACTATCTCAAAAGGAAAAGCGGATCAGGAACTAGACTACACAAGTCTTGAGGACATCCAGCTCATAGAGCAGGTGGTCAAAAACAATGACTCAAAGTTATTTGGTATCCTCTACGACCGATACTCCAACATTGTCTACAACAAGTGCCTGAGCTTTGTAAAGAGCAAGGACGAAGCCCAGGATTTGACACACGACATATTTATCAAGCTGTTTTTCCAGCTTAAAAAGTTTAAGGGAGACGCTAAATTCTCCACTTGGCTCTATTCCTTTACTTATAATTTCTGCGTAAACTACGTTCAGCGTAAATACCAGAAAAAGAAAGAGACATTTCAGCGCTTGGATGATTTACAACATCACCCTTATGAAGAAATCGATGATAGTGAAATTTATAAAATGCAAGCTGAACGCTTACAGCGATCCCTTCAGTCCCTGGATCCCAACGATAAAATGGTCCTGTTGATGAAGTATATGGATGGGATGTCCCATAAAGAAATCCAACAATCCATAGGAGTAGGAGAATCAGCGGTAAAGATGAGAATCAACCGTGCCAAACAGCGATTATTGGATATTTATAAAAATATTGACTGA
- a CDS encoding helix-turn-helix transcriptional regulator, whose product MNNLVTQNYSHPQEPVFSSNPMQNLKSLIEKGDLHFLSEFNEIFPDFISKIKSASSKLNAMDIKFCVLLKMGFTTKEIASVTKSTIRAVQSRKYRIRKRLDVPNDEDLNLFMVTFF is encoded by the coding sequence ATGAACAACCTTGTTACTCAAAACTATAGTCATCCACAGGAACCAGTATTCAGTTCCAACCCGATGCAAAATCTAAAATCATTAATAGAAAAGGGTGATCTTCATTTCCTTTCGGAATTCAACGAGATCTTCCCTGATTTCATTTCAAAAATTAAAAGTGCCAGCTCCAAATTAAACGCAATGGACATCAAGTTCTGCGTGCTGCTTAAAATGGGGTTTACGACTAAAGAAATTGCCAGCGTGACCAAAAGCACCATCCGAGCGGTACAATCCAGAAAGTATCGTATCAGGAAACGTCTTGATGTACCCAATGACGAGGACCTTAATCTCTTCATGGTCACATTCTTTTAA